The following nucleotide sequence is from Podospora bellae-mahoneyi strain CBS 112042 chromosome 1 map unlocalized CBS112042p_1, whole genome shotgun sequence.
GCGAGCTCCTTGCCCTGCGGAAGCTAAATCTCATGCCGCATGTACCCAAAGTAAAGAAGTAAAGACTGTCCTCCTTGGCACGATCCTTGCTGGAAGCCTGCACAGACGCGGGGAGTGTGTTGACGTAGCGAACTGTCTGCTCACGGATGAGAACGATGTACCGCTCAAGCACATCGACAGAGACGCCAGGGTGAGAGCACAAGTTGTACAAGTGCGCCCAGCACTCAGAGAAAGGCGGAATGTTGAATTCGGCAATGGCCGGTCCGGACATGTTCGCCAGATAGGCGATGTTGTGCTTTTGGAGGACAGAGAATCCCGGGCAGGGGTGAGCTCCAGCCCAAAAGAGCGTGAGCAGGCTCAACGGTTGGTGTCGCTGGGTTGtgaagaggagagagttTGCCGAGAGAGGTCGACCGACAGCCTTGCGGTGAGGTGACTAGAAAGTGAGTTATAATGAATCTCGAAGTGGATATTGGGGAAGAGTGTTTGGTTGTGGAATGGAAggcagaagagagagagagaaaagagtAAAGCAAGCATATTCTGCAGGCTGCGAGTGT
It contains:
- a CDS encoding uncharacterized protein (EggNog:ENOG503Q4S1) produces the protein MSGPAIAEFNIPPFSECWAHLYNLCSHPGVSVDVLERYIVLIREQTVRYVNTLPASVQASSKDRAKEDSLYFFTLAASS